A window from Salvia miltiorrhiza cultivar Shanhuang (shh) chromosome 2, IMPLAD_Smil_shh, whole genome shotgun sequence encodes these proteins:
- the LOC131011826 gene encoding histone-lysine N-methyltransferase ASHH2 isoform X2, whose product MNLHEQGNMFTDTTFGEDICGIKDEPFMIDFDLDIGKLSVSPRPYQSSSVAALSMVESEVLGSDLLSAFDSICVHESLEQKDCVAPDINANSFDSVGQAYLSTQCPADGNDTKDLGSSDLAVVAEPSVQGDGEANKALVGGIDKTCTQSHSLIVYTSSHRRSARNTKSSQMNESPNSSKCRMLVNKSPEFDPSSLPIIRRSRSLSANRARSSVWGDLGNILPDIDQSSVVEKCLGNERKPRRQKGGKGKMKGIRDQIGKKSIGKRLVPTGHISLKVKIGNKLCTLGNITKNFSASGKDISGLIDTKENKLGKEVPRDISAPWERNLEKVMSSDGSALSTHLKVKGTLYNQSFETSSNFHEIRSLEEGGNSRTLTEIQCSDVGTSPDSEVINSIPDVSLCEKGLPVLQDGPILSKACVSPMDISNLILSAKHSKKGKKKVKHHQVDNCVLGSKLSSVGTRNNATDPASVKDVSSSSPSRAKSKKGRKKDKFCEGDNSEVETNLTTIETSNKVNELADLGVGDIYCDDYMRTAKPYINGEDMKPCSGHFVRSMVSNSPVLDTLIPCSNGIKFPKCSSAKGMSKGRSRNFPNEKEAASKKKGNKNSLDGNETPFDLGGTEAFSSGVTEPINRMQFIIDGVREQHESPRNAWVLCDECQKWRRIQAALADQIEETNCGWTCKDNTDKDFADCSIPQEKSDSDINEELEISDGSCEEDARGTFFKLNPDRSKVAQQSSWTLIKSNLFLHRSRKTQTIDEVMVCHCKPPSDGRMGCRAKCLNRILNIECVQGTCPCGELCSNQQFQRRKYSKLKWFRCGKKGYGLQALEDMPQGQFLIEYVGEVLDVHAYEARQREYGMNGHRHFYFMTLNGSEVIDACSKGNLGRFINHSCDPNCRTEKWMVNGEVCIGLFALRDIKKGEEVTFDYNFVRVFGAAAKKCECGSANCRGYIGGDLTNSEVIAQDDSDDEYTEPVMICEEGDMSEDWNDILLNNSKDEIANAPSENIYKMKKLIGTVGESLITSHTSETSPQLAEGADSAQVVIRVADGFGVYDSIGNNSAADVVEKSNSNNKTIGEFLKGSTPAGLKVESEGIVSQMHESSQVEDITSESDGIVNKSVSSTHKTVISVPHSKSLSYKVECKRSLKYATAEGRDELAKSNCLTKTKRLLSSIKKGKPKLNALKDKVSPDVNKLSAELNKSKKLPKMSLSHNLEAVEGKLNELLDPEGGISKRKDASRGYLKLLFLTAATGNNGHGEAIQSNRDLSMILDALLKTKSRTVLVDIINKNGLQMLHNILKRYRKEFIKTPILRKLLKVLEYLATREILTLEHITGGPACPGVESFKDSVLTLTEHDDKQIEDASLSDEGPIVC is encoded by the exons ATGAATCTCCATGAACAAGGTAATATGTTTACAGATACGACATTTGGAGAAGATATATGTGGTATCAAGGACGAGCCATTCATGATTGATTTTGATCTGGACATTGGAAAATTGTCTGTTTCTCCACGGCCTTATCAGTCCTCTTCTGTGGCAGCTTTGAGCATGGTAGAATCAGAAGTTTTAGGTTCTGATCTTCTTTCAGCTTTTGATTCTATCTGTGTTCATGAGTCTCTCGAGCAAAAGGACTGTGTAGCACCGGACATCAATGCCAATTCTTTTGATTCAGTTGGCCAAGCTTACCTGTCTACACAATGCCCAGCCGATGGAAATGATACTAAAGACCTTGGTTCTTCTGACTTAGCTGTTGTTGCTGAGCCATCTGTACAAGGGGATGGTGAAGCTAATAAGGCTTTGGTTGGTGGTATTGACAAAACATGCACACAGAGTCATTCCTTAATTGTATATACATCTTCTCATAGGAGGAGTGCACGCAATACTAAATCAAGTCAGATGAACGAGTCCCCAAATTCATCAAAATGTAGAATGCTAGTCAACAAAAGCCCAGAATTTGATCCAAGTTCCTTGCCAATAATAAGAAGAAGTAGAAGTTTATCTGCCAACCGGGCTCGATCTTCTGTTTGGGGAGATCTAGGGAACATCTTACCAGATATTGATCAAAGCAGTGTGGTTGAAAAATGTTTAGGTAATGAGAGAAAACCAAGACGTCAGAAAGGTGGGAAAGGAAAAATGAAGGGTATCAGAGATCAGATAGGTAAAAAATCAATAGGGAAAAGGTTGGTTCCCACTGGTCATATTTCATTGAAGGTTAAGATTGGAAATAAATTATGTACCCTTGGTAATATAACTAAAAATTTTAGTGCATCAGGAAAAGATATTTCTGGATTAATTGATACAAAGGAAAACAAGTTGGGAAAGGAAGTCCCAAGAGACATTTCAGCGCCATGGGAAAGGAATTTGGAGAAGGTGATGTCATCTGATGGTTCTGCTTTAAGCACACATCTTAAGGTCAAGGGCACTTTGTATAACCAATCCTTTGAAACTTCAAGTAACTTCCATGAGATTAGAAGCCTGGAGGAGGGTGGTAACTCTAGAACTTTGACCGAAATCCAGTGTTCTGATGTTGGAACCTCGCCTGATTCAGAAGTTATAAATTCTATTCCTGATGTTTCACTTTGTGAAAAAGGTTTACCTGTTCTACAAGATGGTCCAATTTTGTCTAAGGCATGTGTCTCTCCAATGGACATCTCCAATTTGATTTTATCAGCTAAGcattccaaaaaaggaaagaagaaggtCAAGCACCATCAGGTAGACAATTGTGTGTTGGGAAGCAAACTAAGTAGTGTGGGTACCAGAAATAATGCTACAGATCCTGCTTCTGTGAAAGATGTTTCTAGTTCGAGTCCATCACGAGCTAAATCTAAGAAAGGAAGGAAGAAAGATAAGTTCTGTGAGGGAGACAATTCTGAGGTGGAAACTAATCTGACAACTATAGAAACCTCAAATAAGGTGAATGAACTTGCAGATCTTGGAGTGGGTGATATCTATTGTGATGATTATATGAGAACTGCAAAACCATATATAAATGGTGAGGACATGAAGCCTTGTTCAGGGCATTTTGTGAGAAGTATGGTCTCAAACTCACCAGTCCTCGACACGTTGATACCTTGCAGCAATGGTATAAAATTTCCCAAATGTTCTAGTGCTAAGGGAATGAGCAAGGGCAGGTCTAGAAATTTTCCCAATGAGAAAGAAGCAGCCTCTAAAAAGAAGGGAAATAAAAACAGTTTAGATG GAAATGAAACACCATTTGATCTTGGAGGAACTGAAGCATTTAGCAGTGGTGTAACTGAACCAATTAACAGAATGCAATTTATAATCGACGGGGTGAGAGAGCAACACGAATCACCTAGGAACGCATGGGTGCTTTGTGATGAGTGCCAAAAGTGGCGGCGGATACAAGCGGCACTTGCTGATCAAATTGAAGAAACGAACTGTGGATG GACTTGCAAAGATAACACTGATAAAGACTTTGCTGACTGCTCAATTCCTCAAGAGAAGTCAGATTCAGACATTAATGAAGAACTGGAAATATCTGATGGTTCTTGTGAGGAAGATGCTCGCGGAACTTTTTTTAAGCTTAATCCAGACCGATCAAAGG TTGCTCAGCAGTCATCGTGGACACTTATTAAGTCGAACTTGTTTCTGCATCGAAGCCGCAAAACTCAAACCATTGATGAG GTAATGGTTTGCCATTGTAAACCGCCATCAGATGGAAGAATGGGTTGTAGAGCTAAATGTTTGAACCGGATTCTTAACATTGAGTGTGTTCAGGGAACTTGTCCATGCGGTGAGCTTTGTTCAAATCAACAG TTTCAAAGGCGCAAATATTCTAAACTGAAGTGGTTCAGGTGTGGAAAGAAAGGCTATGGTCTTCAGGCGCTTGAAGACATGCCTCAAGGACAGTTCCTTATAGAATATGTTGGAGAG GTACTTGATGTGCATGCATATGAAGCAAGACAAAGAGAATATGGCATGAATGGTCATAGACATTTCTATTTCATGACATTGAATGGGAGTGAG GTGATTGATGCATGTTCCAAAGGGAATCTGGGTCGGTTTATAAATCACAGCTGTGACCCTAACTGTCGCACAGAAAAG TGGATGGTGAATGGGGAAGTTTGCATTGGACTATTTGCTTTGAGAGATATAAAGAAG GGGGAAGAGGTTACATTTGATTACAACTTTGTACGTGTTTTTGGGGCTGCCGCCAAAAAATGTGAATGTGGTTCAGCTAATTGTCGGGGCTATATTGGTGGTGATCTAACAAACTCGGAAGTAATTGCTCAGGATGATTCAGATGATGAATACACAGAACCTGTTATGATCTGTGAAGAAGGAGATATGAGTGAAGATTGGAATGATATACTATTAAACAATTCAAAAGATGAAATTGCTAATGCACCATCTGAAAACATCTATAAGATGAAGAAACTTATCGGCACTGTTGGTGAGAGCTTGATAACATCACACACTTCTGAAACTTCTCCTCAATTAGCTGAAGGTGCCGACTCTGCACAGGTAGTAATCAGGGTTGCAGATGGGTTTGGTGTTTATGATTCTATTGGTAACAATTCTGCTGCTGATGTTGTTGAGAAGTCAAATAGCAATAATAAAACTATTGGCGAGTTCTTGAAAGGATCTACACCAGCAGGTCTTAAGGTTGAATCTGAGGGCATAGTGTCCCAAATGCACGAGTCTTCCCAAGTTGAGGATATTACCTCAGAATCGGATGGTATTGTGAATAAATCCGTGTCTTCCACTCACAAAACAGTGATTAGTGTACCACATAGCAAATCATTGTCTTATAAAGTTGAGTGTAAGAGGAGCCTAAAGTATGCTACTGCGGAAGGAAGGGATGAACTAGCAAAGTCCAATTGTCTCACCAAGACCAAGCGCTTATTGTCATCAATTAAGAAAGGGAAACCTAAATTGAATGCTTTGAAGGACAAAGTATCTCCGGATGTGAATAAGTTAAGTGCAGAACTGAACAAATCCAAGAAGTTACCAAAAATGTCTTTAAGCCATAATCTTGAAGCAG TAGAAGGGAAACTGAACGAACTACTTGACCCCGAAGGAGGAATAAGCAAGCGAAAA GATGCGTCAAGAGGTTACTTGAAGCTTCTTTTTCTAACTGCTGCAACTGGGAATAATGGCCATGGCGAAGCTATTCAGAG CAATAGAGATCTTTCGATGATTTTGGATGCACTTTTGAAGACAAAATCTCGGACAGTTCTGGttgatattataaataaaaatg GTTTGCAGATGTTGCACAACATATTGAAGCGATATCGGAAAGAGTTCATCAAAACTCCAATTCTGCGCAAGCTTCTTAAG GTACTGGAGTATTTAGCAACACGAGAGATTCTTACGTTGGAGCACATAACTGGAGGTCCAGCTTGTCCAGGAGTAGAGAG CTTTAAAGATTCAGTATTGACTCTAACAGAACATGATGACAAACAG ATAGAAGATGCATCATTGAGCGATGAAGGTCCCATAGTTTGCTGA